One genomic segment of Erythrolamprus reginae isolate rEryReg1 chromosome 2, rEryReg1.hap1, whole genome shotgun sequence includes these proteins:
- the NXPH4 gene encoding neurexophilin-4 has product MHCPFAVDTGGKQGKLTLGGRGATAKSRWSRKNLQAAAVSVVCAEGHVTKTLNYLEMSPASVLKAGPYGSSFKPHPLSPGRIFSHEPSKTKLDPFGGALSPWDWTKNQTAMEHFNQRAKRKPSMKAGRTKKIFGWGDFYFNIKTLKFSLLVTGKIVDHINGTFSVYFRHNSSSLGNVSVSIVPPTKVVEFDVLVPPIPSQHLHPQQSTLAEPKESKTFNCHVEYEKTNRARKNKPCLYDPSKICFTEHTQSHAAWLCAKPFKVICIFISFFSIDYKLVQKVCPDYNFQNENPYFG; this is encoded by the exons gtgcaacagcaaaatcacgctggtcccgcaagaacttacaagctgcgGCGGTGAGT GTTGTATGTGCCGAGGGCCATGTAACCAAGACCCTGAACTATCTTGAGATGAGTCCTGCAAGTGTCTTGAAGGCTGGGCCATATGGTAGCTCTTTCAAACCCCACCCACTCAGCCCTGGCCGGATATTTTCCCATGAGCCATCCAAAACCAAGCTGGACCCTTTTGGTGGCGCACTGAGTCCGTGGGACTGGACCAAGAACCAGACAGCCATGGAGCACTTCAACCAGCGAGCCAAAAGGAAGCCCTCAATGAAGGCTGGCCGCACCAAGAAGATCTTCGGATGGGGGGACTTTTATTTCAACATCAAGACCTTGAAGTTTAGCCTCCTTGTGACAGGCAAGATTGTGGATCACATCAACGGTACCTTCAGTGTCTATTTCCGACACAACTCCTCCAGCCTGGGCAACGTCTCTGTGAGCATTGTGCCACCCACTAAAGTTGTAGAGTTTGACGTCTTGGTTCCTCCGATCCCCAGCCAACATCTCCATCCCCAGCAATCCACCTTAGCTGAGCCGAAGGAATCCAAGACCTTCAATTGTCACGTGGAATACGAGAAGACCAACCGGGCCCGCAAGAATAAGCCCTGCCTGTACGACCCATCCAAGATCTGTTTCACTGAGCACACACAGAGCCACGCAGCCTGGCTCTGTGCTAAACCGTTCAAGGTCATCTGCATTTTCATCTCTTTCTTCAGCATTGATTACAAGCTGGTTCAGAAAGTCTGTCCGGACTATAACTTCCAGAATGAGAATCCCTACTTTGGCTGA